A genomic window from Spirochaetota bacterium includes:
- a CDS encoding Hsp20/alpha crystallin family protein has translation MYTTYDIFDDLLGMRRMFDNFFKDIPSTTRVREYPYINLYENGDDLDISIIAPGIKVEDVDLHLINNSLIIEGNKKDDYQDKPYIRKERRFGKFKKSVKLPFRVDINNIHATMNNGILWVKLQKSDEDKPKKIDIK, from the coding sequence ATGTACACTACATATGATATCTTTGATGATCTTTTGGGGATGAGAAGGATGTTCGACAATTTTTTTAAGGACATACCCTCTACTACGAGGGTAAGAGAATATCCCTACATAAACCTTTATGAGAATGGAGACGATTTAGACATTAGCATCATCGCTCCAGGCATTAAGGTCGAAGATGTAGATCTTCACCTAATCAATAATAGCTTAATAATTGAAGGGAACAAGAAGGACGATTATCAGGACAAGCCCTATATCAGGAAGGAGAGAAGATTTGGTAAATTCAAAAAATCAGTGAAGCTGCCATTTAGGGTGGATATAAACAATATTCATGCAACTATGAATAATGGCATTCTTTGGGTGAAGCTCCAAAAGAGTGATGAGGATAAACCCAAAAAGATTGATATAAAGTAA
- a CDS encoding ATP-binding protein has translation MSDSTNENFIPYSSMKEQIEGEIQALLENKKNTEEIEIPRISFERGNTNIYFPIPYLDERILVKFINIMNIHLDNIRIHSFERGLYAFQALNENIFKTENILDNLKIQVMGLIERFNIEISKKGNFTQEEINLTIEIFKAAYFSDSRSDPFVRLKAFGASVLSTEVSLDWTCIAGYEEVKRNVKESIILPLKNPEIYDSIAEMTRARFESNRPHAILFEGAPGVGKTTIARIISGRVDLPLIYIPIESIMSKWYGESPRNLSQIFDIAEEIGGAILFFDEIDSLAGSRDQNMFEATRRVLSVLLRRLDGIDSVINTLIIGATNRKSDLDHALLSRFDQTIHFPLPNLRERASIFSTYAAHLNEGELEALARVCDGISGRNIKDICEFAERRWARRLIIKKLSASVPPYEYYTQALRLWINDRGDEKLICQTGNG, from the coding sequence ATGTCTGATTCAACAAATGAAAATTTTATCCCCTATTCCAGTATGAAGGAGCAGATAGAAGGTGAAATTCAAGCTCTTTTAGAAAACAAGAAGAATACTGAAGAGATTGAAATTCCAAGAATCTCTTTTGAGAGGGGCAACACTAATATATATTTCCCAATACCATACCTTGATGAAAGGATATTGGTTAAATTCATCAATATAATGAATATTCATTTGGATAATATAAGAATCCATTCCTTTGAGCGTGGATTATATGCCTTCCAGGCCCTGAATGAGAACATCTTTAAGACGGAAAATATTTTGGATAATCTTAAGATTCAGGTTATGGGATTAATCGAGAGATTCAATATCGAGATTTCGAAAAAGGGTAATTTCACACAGGAAGAGATCAATCTAACAATTGAGATATTCAAAGCAGCATATTTCTCAGATAGTAGGAGCGACCCATTTGTCAGATTAAAGGCTTTTGGGGCTTCGGTGCTTTCAACTGAAGTGTCCTTAGACTGGACCTGCATCGCAGGTTATGAGGAGGTAAAGAGGAATGTAAAGGAGTCAATTATATTGCCACTCAAGAATCCTGAAATATATGATTCCATAGCAGAAATGACAAGGGCACGGTTTGAATCTAATAGACCCCATGCCATCCTCTTTGAAGGAGCTCCTGGGGTGGGGAAGACTACCATTGCCAGGATCATATCTGGAAGAGTAGATTTGCCTTTAATTTATATTCCCATTGAATCAATAATGTCAAAGTGGTATGGCGAATCTCCCAGGAATCTATCTCAGATTTTTGATATAGCTGAGGAGATAGGGGGTGCTATCCTCTTCTTCGATGAGATAGATTCACTGGCAGGATCAAGGGATCAGAATATGTTTGAAGCAACAAGAAGGGTTCTCTCTGTATTATTAAGAAGACTAGATGGAATAGATTCTGTTATCAACACGCTGATCATAGGAGCAACTAACAGGAAGAGCGATCTTGATCACGCCCTCTTAAGCAGGTTTGACCAGACGATTCATTTCCCATTGCCCAATCTCAGAGAGAGGGCGTCAATCTTTTCGACCTATGCCGCGCACCTAAATGAGGGAGAGCTTGAGGCCTTAGCGAGAGTATGTGATGGTATTTCTGGTAGAAACATAAAGGACATCTGTGAATTTGCCGAGAGGAGATGGGCCAGAAGGCTAATAATCAAAAAACTATCAGCATCGGTCCCACCCTATGAATATTATACACAAGCCTTAAGATTGTGGATAAATGATCGTGGGGACGAAAAGTTGATATGCCAGACGGGAAATGGATAA
- a CDS encoding HD domain-containing protein produces MKGDEIHPDVVDLFVTVSNREDFWLDLVSPRLYSILMHFGPFRRVDIEIEQIFSIATFFRNLIDFKSSFTATHSTGVAECASIIFKIFGLIINETFLIKLAGYFHDIGKLSVPNSILEKPDKLTKEEFAVIKKHKYFTYLVLNSIGAYTIFQNGLLFIMKNWMVLDIHFISIARNWRQLQG; encoded by the coding sequence TTGAAAGGAGATGAAATTCACCCTGATGTTGTTGATTTATTTGTAACAGTCTCAAATCGTGAAGACTTTTGGTTGGACTTGGTTTCTCCCAGGTTATATTCAATTCTTATGCATTTTGGCCCGTTCAGAAGAGTTGATATTGAAATTGAGCAGATTTTTTCTATAGCTACTTTTTTTAGAAACCTTATTGATTTTAAATCTTCTTTTACTGCAACACATTCAACTGGGGTCGCAGAATGCGCTTCCATAATTTTTAAGATATTTGGATTAATTATAAATGAAACATTTCTCATCAAATTAGCAGGATACTTTCACGACATTGGAAAATTATCTGTTCCAAATTCTATTTTGGAGAAACCTGACAAGTTAACAAAAGAGGAATTTGCAGTCATTAAAAAACATAAATATTTCACCTATTTAGTTTTAAACTCAATTGGGGCCTATACCATATTCCAGAATGGGCTGCTTTTCATCATGAAAAATTGGATGGTTCTGGATATCCATTTCATATCAATAGCGAGAAATTGGAGACAGCTTCAAGGATAA
- a CDS encoding Hsp20/alpha crystallin family protein, which yields MNWNIAKRNRNNNFGMDLFRRNITNIFDDFFSLRPTTLFESEWIPTIDMEEDDKMIHIKAEMPGMDEKDLKVTIENNLLTLNGEKKTEKDEEDKDKRYHYTERRFGSFSRSIPLPEGVKSDKVKASFKKGVLKIEIPKDESKQPKKININVN from the coding sequence ATGAACTGGAATATAGCAAAACGAAACAGAAACAACAATTTTGGAATGGATCTCTTTAGAAGAAACATCACCAATATATTTGATGATTTCTTCTCCTTAAGACCCACAACACTCTTTGAATCCGAGTGGATCCCTACAATTGATATGGAAGAGGATGACAAGATGATTCATATCAAGGCAGAGATGCCTGGAATGGACGAAAAGGATTTGAAGGTAACTATTGAAAATAATCTTCTCACTCTGAATGGAGAGAAGAAGACGGAGAAGGATGAAGAGGACAAGGACAAGAGATATCACTACACTGAAAGAAGATTTGGTTCTTTCTCTCGCTCAATACCATTGCCAGAAGGTGTAAAGAGCGACAAGGTAAAAGCAAGCTTCAAAAAGGGTGTTTTGAAAATTGAAATCCCAAAGGATGAATCAAAACAACCCAAAAAAATTAATATAAATGTAAACTAA
- a CDS encoding Hsp20/alpha crystallin family protein, translating to MTTEVTKLKKDAYNSEECVIVPPVDIYETEGEYVLKAEMPGVTKDNVEITLNNKVLEINGRVTDGEKRVDNLKYSEYNLYNYHREFTIGNGINKDSLSANLENGLLTLVLPKSEEVKPKRIEVKLEN from the coding sequence ATGACAACAGAAGTAACAAAATTAAAAAAAGATGCTTACAATTCCGAAGAGTGTGTAATTGTTCCTCCAGTTGATATCTATGAAACCGAAGGAGAATATGTCCTCAAGGCTGAAATGCCTGGAGTAACAAAGGACAATGTTGAAATTACTCTTAACAATAAGGTTTTGGAAATAAATGGAAGGGTAACTGATGGAGAGAAGAGAGTGGATAATTTAAAATACTCAGAATACAACCTCTATAATTATCATAGAGAATTCACAATAGGTAATGGTATAAACAAGGACTCTTTATCTGCTAACCTTGAAAATGGACTCTTAACACTCGTTTTACCTAAGAGCGAAGAGGTTAAGCCAAAGAGGATTGAAGTAAAACTAGAAAATTAA